Proteins encoded within one genomic window of Paucidesulfovibrio longus DSM 6739:
- a CDS encoding GFA family protein, translated as MKYEGSCLCGKVAFEIEGDFESFYLCHCERCRKDTGSAHAANLFSSTAELRWLSGEDNVRTFDFNSTGHIKSFCIDCGSALPNIQMEGKLLVVPAGSLDSDVPIKPDGHIFYARKANWDSGLNDVPVFDGLPEEGE; from the coding sequence ATGAAGTATGAGGGCTCATGCCTGTGCGGCAAGGTGGCTTTTGAGATAGAAGGGGACTTTGAAAGTTTTTATCTTTGCCACTGTGAGCGATGCCGGAAGGATACCGGTTCTGCCCATGCCGCCAACCTGTTTTCTTCCACAGCCGAATTGAGATGGTTGTCCGGCGAGGACAACGTGCGGACGTTTGATTTCAACTCGACAGGGCATATCAAAAGCTTCTGCATTGATTGCGGCTCGGCTCTTCCGAATATCCAGATGGAAGGGAAGCTGCTTGTCGTCCCTGCGGGAAGTCTCGACAGCGACGTTCCGATCAAGCCGGACGGTCACATTTTTTACGCACGAAAGGCCAATTGGGATTCCGGGCTGAATGATGTCCCCGTTTTCGACGGGCTTCCCGAAGAGGGCGAATAG
- a CDS encoding GNAT family N-acetyltransferase, with protein sequence MTKPPDLSLVLPAREQYIPVAVSAALAFAEDLGFGGQAAHISLAMEEAMGHALAYGYGGPEDTIEVRIASTSFGIRIQARFRGLPLQFDKLPQYDPKRVAAHADDTGIGPLLIEKMMDKSAFSIQPGGMRLVSMEKELPAELAEKAPLPRTEESCGPIEYVLRFAEVGDAEDISRLAFQSHGAVLFHEHIYYPVRVAEMLRSGEMRSVVAEAPQDGGVVGHGALVRRCPGAQVEELTFGIVSPRCRRTGCATGLAEMLEEDARQRGLYAIIVFAVTNHPHSQKAVHTQGFRECGMILDTSPASQSWGRSGADDRRIGNVVLLKYLKGGPDILFHAPDRHRSMIEKIYANLGVSARFASGPESAPPTGETDIWTMMEMNEGWSIIGVNQYGADTFMRVAEALNHAKAQGAASIQLYLPLGEPATRTMTARFETLGFFFVGVGPDDEGNEGLLLQYVNSSHSDYDLVHVHSGFGQELKEYVRACDPRVPGAS encoded by the coding sequence ATGACAAAACCGCCTGACCTTTCTCTCGTTCTCCCGGCGCGCGAACAGTACATTCCCGTCGCTGTCTCGGCTGCGCTGGCCTTTGCCGAGGATCTGGGTTTCGGAGGCCAGGCCGCCCACATCAGCCTGGCCATGGAGGAGGCCATGGGACATGCGCTCGCGTATGGCTACGGGGGCCCGGAAGATACGATCGAGGTGCGTATCGCATCCACGTCTTTTGGAATCCGCATACAGGCCCGCTTCCGGGGCCTGCCGCTGCAATTCGACAAGCTGCCGCAATACGACCCGAAGCGGGTGGCCGCGCATGCGGACGACACGGGCATCGGTCCTCTCCTCATCGAAAAGATGATGGACAAGTCCGCGTTTTCCATCCAGCCGGGCGGCATGCGTCTCGTTTCCATGGAAAAGGAACTGCCTGCCGAGCTGGCGGAGAAAGCCCCGTTGCCCCGGACCGAGGAGAGCTGCGGACCCATCGAGTACGTGCTTCGGTTCGCGGAAGTCGGCGACGCCGAGGATATTTCCCGGCTGGCCTTTCAGTCGCATGGCGCGGTTCTTTTCCACGAGCACATCTATTATCCCGTGCGCGTAGCGGAAATGCTGCGGTCAGGGGAAATGAGGTCGGTTGTGGCCGAGGCTCCGCAGGACGGAGGCGTCGTCGGCCACGGTGCTCTGGTGCGGCGCTGCCCCGGCGCCCAGGTGGAGGAATTGACGTTCGGCATTGTGTCGCCGCGTTGCAGGCGTACGGGGTGCGCGACCGGACTGGCCGAAATGCTGGAGGAGGACGCGCGCCAACGGGGGTTGTACGCGATCATCGTCTTTGCCGTGACAAACCACCCGCATTCGCAAAAGGCGGTTCATACCCAAGGATTCCGGGAATGCGGCATGATTCTCGACACCAGTCCCGCCTCGCAGTCCTGGGGACGGAGCGGGGCGGACGATCGGCGCATCGGCAACGTGGTGCTTCTGAAATACCTGAAAGGCGGGCCGGACATCTTGTTTCACGCGCCCGACCGCCATCGGAGCATGATCGAAAAGATATATGCGAATCTGGGCGTCTCGGCGCGTTTCGCCTCCGGCCCGGAAAGCGCGCCGCCGACGGGAGAAACCGACATCTGGACAATGATGGAGATGAACGAAGGCTGGTCCATCATCGGCGTGAACCAATACGGGGCCGATACGTTCATGCGGGTCGCGGAGGCCTTGAACCACGCCAAAGCGCAAGGCGCAGCATCCATACAGCTGTATCTGCCTTTGGGGGAGCCGGCCACGCGGACGATGACGGCACGCTTCGAGACGTTGGGATTCTTCTTTGTCGGAGTGGGGCCGGACGATGAAGGAAATGAAGGGCTCCTGCTGCAATACGTCAATTCCAGCCACTCGGACTACGATCTCGTTCATGTTCACTCCGGCTTCGGCCAGGAGCTGAAGGAGTACGTTCGCGCCTGCGATCCCCGCGTGCCCGGGGCGTCCTAG
- a CDS encoding sulfotransferase family 2 domain-containing protein produces MKYGKEVSSFEMLPRESAVLIYGAGGAGLRLLERLTSVRPDLNVLCFVDSEKNGGSVAGKPLRNVADLGPEELNATILVASIYYRQIALELQRRNIQRYYIFFEYGNAGKTKELRLPLAELHLDARLEVVDEPPLDALDETWLTVFNLPVGKTPDEYSDLAPGGVALSGCGLALSCLDDRGFESVRRELERRGYRHVLILDIEGDSDHLRGLIGFIRARADVGRVVLHRGPGRVKSVIVAESVRLLYFPIPKCGSTSIGFMLRSQLEKGFAFNTSPHRGRSGGALLCYADVSDPRYEGFVSFAVVRSPYARLASLYNSRMKRGPESYVFPSVRARFGGCTFADFCRYVASCPDAVSEHHFKSQSSFLSMPGGGLCTNRLVHLENLSSEIGPLFAEAGIASKMQHRNRSNRKAGDYLARYYDRQLIDLVNERYEQDFVQLGYPFR; encoded by the coding sequence ATGAAATACGGGAAGGAGGTGTCGAGCTTCGAGATGCTGCCTCGCGAAAGCGCGGTGCTTATCTACGGCGCGGGCGGCGCGGGCTTGCGCCTCCTGGAGCGTCTGACCTCGGTCAGGCCGGATTTGAATGTGCTCTGCTTCGTCGACAGCGAAAAGAACGGCGGCAGCGTCGCGGGAAAGCCCCTTCGCAACGTGGCCGACCTGGGGCCGGAGGAGTTGAATGCCACCATCCTTGTCGCCTCAATCTATTATCGGCAGATTGCCCTTGAATTGCAGCGCCGCAATATCCAGCGCTACTACATCTTCTTCGAATATGGAAACGCGGGCAAAACCAAGGAACTGCGGCTTCCACTGGCGGAGTTGCATCTGGATGCGCGCCTTGAGGTGGTCGACGAGCCTCCCCTGGATGCGCTGGACGAGACGTGGCTGACCGTCTTCAATCTTCCGGTGGGAAAGACCCCGGATGAGTATTCGGACCTCGCGCCGGGCGGCGTGGCCTTGTCCGGGTGCGGCCTGGCTTTGTCCTGTCTGGACGATCGCGGATTCGAAAGTGTCCGGCGGGAGCTGGAAAGGAGAGGGTACAGGCATGTCCTGATCCTGGACATCGAAGGTGATTCCGACCACTTGCGTGGACTGATCGGATTCATCCGCGCTCGGGCGGACGTGGGGCGTGTGGTGCTGCACAGGGGGCCGGGAAGGGTCAAGAGTGTCATCGTCGCTGAAAGCGTACGACTTCTCTACTTTCCCATACCCAAGTGCGGCTCCACGAGTATCGGGTTCATGCTGCGTTCCCAGCTGGAAAAGGGCTTCGCGTTCAACACCTCACCCCATAGAGGGAGAAGCGGCGGCGCCCTGCTCTGCTATGCGGATGTTTCCGATCCACGGTATGAAGGCTTCGTTTCCTTTGCCGTGGTCCGCAGTCCGTATGCCCGGCTGGCTTCGCTTTACAACAGCAGAATGAAAAGGGGCCCGGAATCCTATGTCTTTCCGTCGGTGCGGGCGCGGTTCGGCGGCTGCACGTTTGCCGATTTCTGCCGTTACGTCGCTTCCTGCCCGGATGCCGTTTCCGAGCATCATTTCAAGTCCCAGTCTTCGTTCCTGAGCATGCCGGGCGGGGGGCTTTGCACGAACCGCCTCGTGCATCTGGAGAATCTGAGTTCGGAAATCGGCCCGCTCTTTGCCGAGGCCGGGATAGCATCGAAGATGCAACACCGGAATCGTTCGAACAGGAAGGCCGGTGATTATCTTGCACGGTATTACGACAGGCAGCTCATTGATCTGGTCAACGAGCGCTACGAGCAGGATTTTGTGCAGCTTGGCTATCCTTTTCGATAG
- a CDS encoding cobalamin B12-binding domain-containing protein (Presence of a B(12) (cobalamin)-binding domain implies dependence on cobalamin itself, in one of its several forms, or in some unusual lineages, dependence on a cobalamin-like analog.): MNALLVYPKCPDTFWSFTSVLMYIFKKAAFPPLGLMTVAAMLPKDWNITLVDMNTTPLLDRHIRDADMVFISAMIIQLDSVREVAARCKDMGKTVVAGGPLFNARFEDFPEMDHFVLNEAEVTLPPFLADLAHRARQLHMQFHRSEADAPPACVLAAGPRPPVPVHDRSEHQSVG; this comes from the coding sequence ATGAACGCCCTACTCGTATATCCAAAGTGTCCTGATACTTTTTGGAGTTTCACAAGCGTTCTTATGTACATATTTAAAAAAGCAGCATTCCCGCCACTTGGGCTTATGACAGTGGCTGCCATGCTTCCAAAAGACTGGAACATCACACTTGTAGACATGAACACGACCCCGCTTCTCGATCGGCATATCCGGGACGCCGACATGGTCTTCATCAGCGCCATGATCATTCAGCTCGATTCGGTGCGCGAAGTCGCCGCCCGCTGCAAGGACATGGGCAAAACCGTGGTGGCGGGCGGTCCGCTGTTCAACGCCCGGTTCGAGGATTTTCCCGAAATGGACCATTTCGTCCTGAACGAGGCGGAGGTCACCCTGCCGCCGTTTCTCGCGGACCTGGCCCATCGTGCACGACAACTTCATATGCAATTCCACCGTAGTGAAGCGGATGCTCCCCCAGCTTGTGTCCTGGCAGCAGGACCACGGCCACCCGTTCCAGTTCATGACCGAAGCGAGCATCAATCTGTCGGATGA
- a CDS encoding B12-binding domain-containing radical SAM protein produces the protein MSWQQDHGHPFQFMTEASINLSDDAELMGLMSEANFHKVFLGIETPSMEGLRECGKFQNAGRDMARAVRTIQRQGLQVMAGFIVGFDSDTESIFDNQIKFIQKTGIVTAMVGLLNALPQTRLWDRLQSEHRLLETTKGANTDGELNFIPRMPAQTLLSGYRSIITDIYSRRKYYRRIHTFLNNYSPTVKAHMTLCDAKAFLKSMFRIGIFSLSSPMYWGLLARTLLTNSKALPAVVELIICGEHYRKMRNSLLAGH, from the coding sequence GTGTCCTGGCAGCAGGACCACGGCCACCCGTTCCAGTTCATGACCGAAGCGAGCATCAATCTGTCGGATGACGCCGAATTGATGGGGCTCATGAGCGAAGCCAATTTCCACAAGGTTTTCCTGGGCATCGAGACGCCATCCATGGAAGGGCTGCGGGAGTGCGGCAAATTCCAGAATGCCGGCCGCGACATGGCCCGCGCCGTCCGGACCATCCAGCGGCAGGGACTTCAGGTCATGGCGGGCTTCATCGTGGGATTCGACAGCGACACCGAGAGCATCTTCGACAATCAGATCAAGTTCATCCAGAAGACCGGAATCGTGACCGCCATGGTCGGCCTGCTCAACGCCCTGCCCCAGACCCGTCTCTGGGACCGTCTGCAATCCGAGCACCGACTGCTCGAAACGACCAAGGGGGCGAACACGGACGGAGAACTGAACTTCATCCCAAGGATGCCCGCCCAAACGCTCCTCTCCGGATATCGCAGCATCATAACAGACATTTATTCCAGGAGAAAATATTACCGCCGCATCCACACGTTCCTCAACAACTACAGCCCCACGGTGAAAGCGCACATGACCCTGTGCGACGCCAAGGCATTTCTGAAAAGCATGTTCAGGATCGGAATATTCTCGCTCTCAAGCCCCATGTACTGGGGGCTGCTCGCCAGGACGCTTCTGACCAACAGCAAGGCGCTCCCGGCGGTGGTCGAATTGATCATCTGCGGCGAGCATTACAGGAAAATGCGCAACAGTCTCCTGGCCGGACACTAG